Proteins encoded together in one Rhizobacter sp. J219 window:
- a CDS encoding cbb3-type cytochrome c oxidase subunit 3 → MDVNDLRSLVTLVSLATFAGICTWAWAKRNRDRFDEAAQIPFIAAEPAEGARHE, encoded by the coding sequence ATGGACGTCAACGATCTCCGATCCCTCGTGACCCTGGTGTCGCTCGCGACCTTCGCGGGCATCTGCACCTGGGCCTGGGCCAAGCGCAACCGCGACCGCTTCGACGAGGCGGCACAAATCCCTTTCATCGCCGCCGAGCCGGCCGAAGGAGCGCGCCATGAGTGA
- the ccoO gene encoding cytochrome-c oxidase, cbb3-type subunit II — MAQQHNEPGFSHQKIETNNFLMIVLILLVVAVGGIVEIVPLFFQRSTTQPVEGLKPYTALQLAGRDVYIREGCYNCHSQMIRPFRAETLRYGKYSTAGEFVYDHPFQWGSKRTGPDLHRVGGKYSDDWHRLHLINPRDLVPESNMPAYPWLDKAPVDGKSLPNHLKALRTVGVPYTDDDIAGAPDAVKNKTELDALIAYLQVMGTALK, encoded by the coding sequence ATGGCTCAACAACACAACGAACCTGGCTTCAGCCACCAGAAGATCGAGACCAACAATTTCCTGATGATCGTGCTCATCCTGCTCGTGGTGGCGGTGGGCGGCATCGTGGAGATCGTGCCTCTGTTCTTCCAGCGCTCGACCACACAGCCGGTCGAGGGCCTGAAGCCCTACACCGCGCTGCAGCTCGCCGGGCGCGACGTCTACATCCGCGAGGGTTGCTACAACTGCCACTCGCAGATGATCCGCCCGTTCCGTGCCGAGACGCTGCGCTACGGCAAGTACTCCACGGCTGGCGAGTTCGTCTATGACCACCCCTTCCAGTGGGGCAGCAAGCGCACCGGCCCCGACCTGCACCGCGTGGGCGGCAAGTACAGCGACGACTGGCACCGCCTGCACCTCATCAACCCGCGCGACCTCGTGCCCGAGTCGAACATGCCAGCCTACCCGTGGCTCGACAAGGCGCCGGTCGACGGCAAGTCGCTGCCCAACCACCTGAAGGCGCTGCGCACCGTGGGTGTGCCCTACACCGACGACGACATCGCCGGCGCCCCCGACGCAGTGAAGAACAAGACCGAACTCGACGCGCTGATCGCCTACCTGCAGGTGATGGGCACGGCGCTCAAGTAA
- the ccoP gene encoding cytochrome-c oxidase, cbb3-type subunit III: MSDFFNSGWSTFVAVATVVSLIACLALLVIAARRKPMASDNTTGHVWDEDLVELNNPLPRWWMVLFVLTIVCGGAYVFLYPGLGSSAGTLNWTSTGQYEAEQNKANAAMAAVYARYVAQPAEVLAKDPGAMGIGERLFLNNCAACHGSDARGSKGFPDLTDGDWLYGGSLQTIKATIADGRQGVMPPMAAAVGTSDDVSNVANYVLSLSGSPHNAIKAAAGRDKFVACAACHGVGGKGNPALGAPNLTDKVWLHGWGEEVIVAMVNNGKTNVMPAHAARLTPEQVHVLAAYVWSLSQGRTTVAQK, translated from the coding sequence ATGAGTGACTTCTTCAACAGCGGCTGGTCGACCTTCGTCGCCGTCGCGACGGTGGTGTCGCTCATCGCGTGCCTGGCCCTGCTCGTGATCGCCGCACGCCGCAAGCCGATGGCCAGCGACAACACCACCGGCCACGTGTGGGACGAAGACCTGGTCGAACTCAACAACCCCCTGCCGCGCTGGTGGATGGTGCTGTTCGTGCTGACGATCGTCTGCGGCGGCGCCTACGTCTTCCTGTACCCCGGCCTCGGCAGCAGTGCCGGCACGCTCAACTGGACGAGCACCGGCCAGTACGAAGCCGAGCAGAATAAGGCCAACGCCGCGATGGCCGCCGTCTACGCGCGCTACGTGGCGCAACCGGCCGAGGTGCTGGCCAAGGACCCCGGCGCCATGGGCATCGGCGAGCGCCTCTTCCTCAACAACTGCGCTGCCTGCCACGGCTCCGACGCCCGCGGCAGCAAGGGCTTCCCCGACCTGACCGACGGCGACTGGCTCTATGGCGGCTCGCTGCAGACGATCAAGGCCACCATCGCCGACGGTCGCCAGGGCGTGATGCCGCCGATGGCCGCCGCGGTGGGCACGTCTGACGACGTGAGCAACGTCGCCAACTACGTGCTGAGTCTGTCGGGCAGCCCGCACAACGCCATCAAGGCCGCAGCCGGGCGCGACAAGTTCGTCGCCTGTGCGGCCTGCCACGGCGTGGGCGGCAAGGGCAACCCGGCGCTGGGTGCGCCCAACCTGACCGACAAGGTGTGGCTGCACGGTTGGGGCGAAGAGGTCATCGTCGCGATGGTCAACAACGGCAAGACCAACGTCATGCCCGCCCATGCGGCGCGCCTGACGCCCGAGCAGGTGCACGTGCTGGCGGCCTACGTGTGGAGCCTGTCGCAGGGCCGCACGACCGTGGCCCAGAAGTAA
- the hemN gene encoding oxygen-independent coproporphyrinogen III oxidase, translating into MSDVLCPPAAPAAALADFRLTPELLQRFDVAGPRYTSYPTADRFVEAFGEVDYAQAARLRTQSAAAAPLSVYVHIPFCESVCYYCACNKVVTRDHGRATAYLDALEQEMALHTALLGLGQSVSQLHLGGGTPTFLSDAELSRLLGALRRHFKIAPGAEMSVEVDPRTVIRERLQHLAHLGFNRLSFGVQDFDEQVQKAVHRVQPYESVRALVEAARDIGFESINVDLIYGLPRQSPLSFAKTVEQVNALRPDRIALYSYAHLPQRFKPQRRISTEDLPVAGDKVGMLSDAIEAFLAAGYVYIGMDHFALPDDALAVAKRQGRLHRNFQGYSTQPDCDLVALGVSAIGHIGATYSQNAKTLPEYYDALAQGQLPIVRGLALTRDDLVRRAVIMALMCQGRLEFESIELAHLISVPEYFRNELAQMETMAEQGLVEIEPGALQVTRMGWYFVRAVAMVFDRHLQADRQRERFSRII; encoded by the coding sequence ATGAGCGACGTCCTGTGCCCTCCTGCTGCGCCCGCCGCAGCCCTTGCTGATTTCCGCCTCACGCCCGAGCTGCTGCAGCGCTTCGACGTGGCCGGCCCGCGCTACACCTCGTACCCCACGGCCGACCGTTTCGTCGAAGCCTTCGGCGAGGTCGACTATGCGCAGGCCGCACGGCTGCGCACGCAGAGTGCCGCCGCGGCGCCGCTGTCGGTCTACGTGCACATCCCGTTCTGCGAATCGGTGTGCTACTACTGCGCGTGCAACAAGGTCGTGACCCGCGACCACGGGCGTGCCACGGCCTACCTCGATGCGCTCGAGCAGGAGATGGCCCTGCACACCGCGCTGCTCGGCCTGGGCCAGAGCGTCTCGCAGCTGCACCTGGGCGGCGGCACGCCCACCTTCCTGAGCGATGCCGAGCTGAGCCGCCTGCTGGGTGCGCTGCGCCGTCACTTCAAGATCGCGCCCGGTGCGGAGATGTCGGTCGAGGTCGACCCGCGCACCGTCATCCGCGAGCGGCTGCAACACCTGGCGCATCTCGGCTTCAACCGCCTGAGCTTCGGCGTTCAGGACTTCGACGAACAGGTGCAAAAAGCCGTGCACCGTGTGCAGCCCTATGAGTCGGTGCGTGCGCTGGTGGAAGCCGCACGCGACATCGGCTTCGAGTCGATCAACGTGGACCTGATCTACGGCCTGCCCAGGCAGAGCCCGTTGTCGTTTGCCAAAACGGTGGAGCAGGTCAATGCCCTGCGGCCCGACCGCATCGCGCTCTATTCCTACGCCCACCTGCCGCAGCGTTTCAAGCCGCAGCGCCGCATCTCGACCGAAGACCTGCCTGTTGCCGGCGACAAGGTGGGCATGCTGAGCGATGCCATCGAGGCGTTTCTGGCCGCTGGCTACGTCTACATCGGCATGGACCACTTCGCGCTGCCCGACGACGCCCTCGCCGTGGCCAAACGCCAGGGCCGGCTGCACCGCAACTTCCAGGGCTACAGCACGCAGCCCGATTGCGACCTGGTGGCGCTCGGCGTCTCGGCCATCGGCCACATCGGCGCCACCTACAGCCAGAACGCGAAGACCCTGCCCGAGTACTACGACGCGCTGGCGCAGGGCCAGCTGCCCATCGTGCGCGGGCTCGCGCTCACGCGCGATGACCTGGTGCGCCGCGCCGTGATCATGGCGCTGATGTGCCAGGGGCGGCTGGAGTTCGAGTCGATCGAGCTTGCACACCTGATCAGCGTGCCCGAGTACTTCCGCAACGAACTCGCGCAGATGGAAACGATGGCCGAGCAGGGCCTGGTCGAGATCGAGCCGGGCGCGCTGCAGGTCACCCGCATGGGCTGGTACTTCGTGCGCGCGGTGGCGATGGTGTTCGACCGCCACCTGCAGGCCGACCGTCAGCGCGAGAGGTTCTCTCGCATCATCTGA
- a CDS encoding cation-translocating P-type ATPase produces MSSPQAGLALPLPPLSAREKAALDDDASLERCTRWRAAPDGSREAESVFALQGMYCAACAGLIEAALKQVPGVARAEVNAASQRALVQWDPSRTRASALVDAVQAAGYRALPAEHEAARTARLRESRQALWRLFVAGFCMMQVMMLTTPGYLAEPGEIAPDLAALMSWAAWVLTLPVLLFSAGPFFKGAWHALRRRRIGMDVPVALGIAVTFIAGTAATFEPGGAFGADPYLDSMTMFVSFLLAGRWLELRARHRSTEALDALLQRLPDAVERLDDDGSTRTVPVARLRVGDRVRVAAGQAFPGDALVLEGSTQVDEAMLTGESRPVERAVGDAVVGGSLNLAAPVVVRVQQLGEGTRYQQIVELLQHALTERPGVLRLADRWAGPFLFGVLLLAAGAAAVWSVIDPSRAVWVAVAVLIVTCPCALSLATPAALLAATGGLARRGVLVQRLDAIEALGSVDTAVFDKTGTLTQDSLVLAATHLAPNAERAALLARAASLAALSRHPLSVALVQALPPATHTWREVHEVAGQGVEALDGEGRRWRLGAAAWVGVATAHAGSRPRVACAPVGASLDEQVLFEFDEALRSDAQEALQSLVAHGLQVRLLSGDADGSVRAVADRLGIAQAQAEASPEDKLRTIESLQGLGHRVLMVGDGLNDGPVLARADVSFALAHGSALAQQRSDFIVLGSRLGEIPAALERARKTVRVMRQNLAWALAYNAACVPLALLGYLPPWAAGLGMAASSLLVVLNALRLSR; encoded by the coding sequence ATGTCCTCCCCACAGGCCGGCCTGGCTCTGCCCCTGCCGCCGCTGAGTGCGCGCGAAAAGGCCGCGCTCGACGACGATGCTTCACTCGAACGCTGCACGCGCTGGCGCGCGGCGCCGGACGGCTCGCGCGAGGCCGAGTCGGTGTTTGCCTTGCAAGGCATGTATTGCGCAGCGTGCGCAGGGCTGATCGAAGCGGCGCTGAAGCAGGTGCCCGGCGTCGCGCGCGCCGAGGTGAATGCCGCCAGCCAACGCGCGCTGGTGCAGTGGGACCCGTCGCGCACCCGCGCTTCCGCACTGGTCGATGCGGTGCAGGCCGCCGGCTACCGCGCGCTGCCGGCCGAGCACGAAGCTGCCCGCACCGCGCGCCTGCGCGAGTCGCGGCAGGCGCTGTGGCGGCTCTTCGTCGCGGGCTTCTGCATGATGCAGGTGATGATGCTCACCACGCCCGGCTACCTGGCCGAGCCCGGTGAGATTGCGCCCGACCTCGCGGCGCTCATGAGCTGGGCCGCCTGGGTGCTCACGCTGCCGGTGCTGCTCTTCTCGGCCGGCCCGTTCTTCAAGGGCGCGTGGCACGCGCTGCGCCGGCGTCGCATCGGCATGGACGTGCCCGTGGCGCTCGGCATCGCCGTGACCTTCATCGCCGGCACGGCCGCCACCTTCGAGCCGGGCGGCGCCTTCGGTGCCGACCCGTACCTCGATTCGATGACGATGTTCGTGAGCTTCCTGCTCGCCGGGCGCTGGCTGGAACTGCGCGCCCGCCACCGCAGCACCGAGGCGCTCGACGCCTTGCTGCAGCGCCTGCCCGATGCCGTGGAGCGGCTCGACGACGACGGCAGCACCCGCACCGTGCCGGTCGCACGGCTGCGTGTCGGGGACCGTGTGCGCGTGGCGGCCGGCCAGGCCTTCCCGGGCGACGCGCTGGTGCTCGAAGGCAGCACGCAGGTCGACGAAGCCATGCTCACCGGCGAGTCGCGCCCGGTGGAGCGTGCAGTGGGCGATGCGGTGGTCGGCGGCAGCCTCAACCTCGCGGCGCCGGTGGTGGTGCGCGTGCAGCAGTTGGGTGAAGGCACGCGCTACCAGCAGATCGTCGAACTCTTGCAGCACGCGCTGACCGAGCGTCCCGGCGTGCTGCGCCTGGCCGACCGCTGGGCCGGCCCGTTCCTCTTCGGCGTGCTGCTGCTGGCGGCGGGTGCCGCGGCGGTGTGGAGCGTGATCGACCCGAGCCGTGCGGTGTGGGTTGCCGTCGCGGTGCTGATCGTCACCTGCCCGTGTGCGCTGTCGCTGGCCACGCCGGCGGCCTTGCTCGCGGCCACCGGCGGCCTGGCGCGCCGCGGCGTGCTGGTGCAGCGGCTCGATGCGATCGAGGCGCTGGGCAGCGTCGACACCGCCGTGTTCGACAAGACCGGCACGCTCACGCAAGACAGCCTGGTGCTCGCCGCGACCCATCTCGCGCCGAATGCCGAGCGCGCGGCGCTGCTGGCACGTGCGGCCTCGCTCGCCGCGCTGTCGCGACACCCGTTGTCGGTGGCGCTGGTGCAGGCCTTGCCGCCTGCAACCCACACCTGGCGTGAGGTGCATGAAGTGGCGGGGCAGGGCGTCGAAGCGCTCGACGGCGAGGGCCGCCGCTGGCGGCTCGGCGCTGCGGCCTGGGTGGGCGTGGCGACCGCGCATGCCGGCTCGCGGCCACGCGTGGCTTGTGCACCCGTCGGCGCGTCGCTCGACGAGCAGGTGCTGTTCGAGTTCGACGAAGCGCTGCGGTCCGATGCGCAGGAAGCGCTGCAGAGCCTGGTCGCGCACGGCCTGCAGGTGCGCCTGTTGTCGGGGGATGCCGACGGCAGCGTGCGGGCCGTTGCCGACCGGCTCGGCATCGCGCAGGCCCAGGCCGAAGCGTCGCCCGAAGACAAGCTGCGCACGATCGAGTCGTTGCAAGGGCTGGGCCACCGCGTGCTGATGGTGGGCGACGGGCTCAACGACGGCCCGGTGCTCGCGAGGGCCGACGTGTCGTTCGCTCTCGCGCATGGCAGTGCGTTGGCGCAGCAGCGCTCCGACTTCATCGTGCTCGGCAGTCGCCTCGGCGAGATTCCCGCCGCGCTCGAACGCGCCCGCAAGACGGTGCGCGTGATGCGCCAGAACCTCGCCTGGGCGCTCGCCTACAACGCCGCGTGCGTGCCGCTCGCGCTCCTCGGCTACCTGCCGCCATGGGCCGCAGGCCTGGGCATGGCCGCGAGCTCGCTGCTCGTCGTGCTCAACGCACTGCGCCTGTCGCGCTGA
- a CDS encoding sulfite exporter TauE/SafE family protein, producing MELALVISAALMGLAGVPHCLAMCGGSSTGVIRACSRGNAGHATLGFHLGRLAGYAAGGAVAASSVALLRQLGEAAPALRPLWVLVHLAVLGFGIWLVWTGRQPRWMQGQGRTLPPQLAAEGWQRVQGPARAAGAGALWVAWPCGLLQSALMVATLAGSAASGAAVMAAFAVVSSAGLVAGPLVWMRLGGGTTASLATGQWAVRLAGAGLAAASGWALGHGLWARVVALCFGP from the coding sequence ATGGAGCTTGCGCTTGTCATCAGCGCGGCCTTGATGGGCCTGGCCGGTGTGCCGCACTGCCTGGCCATGTGCGGGGGCTCCAGCACCGGCGTGATCCGCGCTTGCAGCCGCGGCAATGCGGGCCATGCCACGCTCGGCTTCCACCTCGGGCGCCTGGCAGGCTACGCCGCGGGCGGCGCGGTGGCGGCGTCGAGCGTTGCGCTCCTGCGCCAGCTGGGCGAGGCGGCGCCAGCGTTGCGGCCGCTCTGGGTGCTGGTGCACCTGGCGGTGCTCGGCTTCGGCATTTGGCTGGTGTGGACGGGCAGGCAGCCGCGGTGGATGCAAGGGCAGGGCCGGACGCTGCCGCCGCAGCTTGCGGCCGAGGGTTGGCAACGCGTCCAAGGGCCGGCACGCGCGGCAGGTGCCGGTGCGCTCTGGGTCGCCTGGCCGTGCGGGCTGCTGCAGTCGGCGCTGATGGTGGCCACGCTCGCCGGCAGCGCGGCCTCGGGTGCGGCGGTGATGGCAGCGTTTGCCGTTGTCTCGTCGGCCGGGCTCGTCGCCGGGCCGCTGGTGTGGATGCGGCTCGGCGGTGGCACGACCGCGAGCCTTGCGACCGGGCAGTGGGCCGTGCGCCTTGCCGGTGCCGGCCTGGCGGCGGCTTCGGGCTGGGCGCTCGGGCACGGGCTGTGGGCACGTGTCGTGGCGCTGTGTTTCGGCCCCTGA
- the fnr gene encoding fumarate/nitrate reduction transcriptional regulator Fnr — translation MPDTVPPLAPNGRRSRATPAAPALKVACSSCSLRELCLPVGLPAADMERLDTLVTGRRSVARGDVLFRAGDAFQCLYAVRTGFFKTCVSLEDGRDQVTGFQMAGELLGLDGIGNERHSCNAVALEDSQLCMIPYAQLESLSREFGELQRQFHKIMSREIVRDHGVMLLLGSMRAEERLAAFLLNLTQRLQARGFSSSSLVLRMTREEIGSYLGLKLETVSRTFSKFHDDGLLEVKQRDIRIVDAEGLRRLVNSARC, via the coding sequence ATGCCAGACACCGTCCCTCCCCTCGCCCCGAACGGCCGACGCTCCCGCGCGACCCCTGCGGCCCCGGCGCTGAAGGTCGCCTGTTCGAGCTGCAGCCTGCGCGAGCTGTGCCTGCCCGTGGGCCTGCCCGCGGCCGACATGGAGCGGCTCGACACGCTCGTCACCGGGCGGCGCAGCGTGGCGCGCGGCGACGTGCTGTTCCGTGCCGGCGATGCGTTCCAGTGCCTGTATGCAGTGCGCACCGGCTTCTTCAAGACCTGCGTGTCGCTCGAAGACGGCCGCGACCAGGTGACGGGCTTCCAGATGGCCGGCGAGCTGCTGGGGCTTGACGGCATCGGCAACGAGCGCCACAGCTGCAACGCAGTGGCGCTGGAGGATTCGCAGCTGTGCATGATTCCGTATGCGCAGCTGGAGTCGCTCTCGCGTGAGTTCGGCGAGCTGCAGCGCCAGTTCCACAAGATCATGAGCCGCGAGATCGTGCGCGACCACGGCGTGATGCTGCTCCTGGGCAGCATGCGTGCCGAGGAGCGGCTGGCGGCGTTTTTGCTCAACCTCACGCAGCGGCTGCAGGCGCGGGGGTTCTCGTCATCGTCTCTCGTGCTGCGGATGACGCGTGAGGAGATCGGGTCTTACCTCGGGCTCAAGCTGGAGACTGTCAGTCGTACGTTTTCGAAGTTTCACGATGATGGGTTGTTGGAGGTGAAGCAGCGGGATATTCGTATCGTGGATGCGGAGGGGTTGAGGCGGTTGGTCAACAGCGCTCGTTGTTGA
- a CDS encoding nitrogen fixation protein FixH: MNAQHKPVKPTPWWRVGMVWLVLAGPAAVVLAGFATLRIAITHVDPVVQVPAAVADTSASMSPAMKARNHAATPKP, translated from the coding sequence ATGAATGCACAACACAAGCCTGTGAAGCCCACGCCCTGGTGGCGCGTGGGCATGGTGTGGCTGGTGCTGGCCGGGCCTGCGGCCGTGGTGTTGGCGGGCTTTGCCACGCTCAGAATCGCGATCACCCATGTCGACCCGGTGGTGCAGGTGCCCGCGGCGGTGGCCGACACCTCGGCATCGATGAGCCCGGCGATGAAAGCGCGCAACCACGCGGCCACGCCGAAGCCGTGA
- the ccoS gene encoding cbb3-type cytochrome oxidase assembly protein CcoS: MESLYLLLPLSVLLVLALIGVFGWAVQSGQFDDLEREGLRVLEPEPERTPAPLRDPSTPVD, encoded by the coding sequence ATGGAAAGCCTCTATCTCCTACTGCCGCTCTCGGTCTTGCTCGTGCTCGCGCTGATCGGCGTCTTCGGCTGGGCGGTGCAGTCGGGCCAGTTCGACGACCTCGAACGCGAGGGCCTGCGCGTGTTGGAGCCCGAGCCCGAACGCACGCCAGCACCGCTTCGCGATCCCTCGACTCCTGTCGATTGA
- the ccoG gene encoding cytochrome c oxidase accessory protein CcoG, with amino-acid sequence MSESSTRVIPIVPAEAATGAEPEPGGWLYEKQKKIYPRSVSGWFSRWRWTMVWVTQIVFYGLPWLQWNDRQAVLFDLAARRFYIFGLVLHPQDLVYLAALLIVCAYSLFLFTAVAGRLWCGFACPQTVYTEIFLWVERRFEGDRIARMRLDAAPWSFDKLWRKSGKQAAWIAIGLWTGFTLVGYFTPVKVLWGEAFTLTFGPWEWFWVLFYGFATYGNAGYLREQVCTYMCPYARFQSAMFDRDTLIVSYDKARGDPRGSRGRKVDPRSKGLGDCIDCNLCVQVCPTGIDIRNGLQYQCIGCASCIDVCNEVMDKMNYPQGLIRFATQNGLANRWSKLQTLKRVLRPRVLIYSGVLVLICIGFVVSLALRSPFRVDVVRDRGALARVVGEGSIENVYRLQVMNATESPQRYRVTLEGLVGATVSSRTEFEVGAAEARWWPVSVQLPHAAARALGSGAHPVRFRIERVAQADESAAVVVEKSTFVVPR; translated from the coding sequence ATGAGTGAATCGAGTACACGGGTGATCCCCATCGTGCCGGCCGAGGCCGCCACCGGGGCCGAGCCCGAACCGGGCGGCTGGCTCTACGAGAAGCAGAAGAAGATCTACCCGCGTTCGGTGAGCGGCTGGTTCTCGCGCTGGCGCTGGACGATGGTGTGGGTCACGCAGATCGTCTTCTACGGTCTGCCCTGGCTGCAGTGGAACGACCGCCAGGCGGTGCTCTTCGACCTGGCGGCGCGGCGCTTCTACATCTTCGGGCTGGTGCTGCACCCGCAGGACCTGGTCTACCTCGCGGCGCTGCTCATCGTCTGCGCCTACTCGCTCTTTCTCTTCACCGCGGTGGCGGGGCGCCTGTGGTGCGGTTTCGCCTGCCCGCAGACCGTCTACACCGAGATCTTCCTGTGGGTGGAGCGGCGCTTCGAGGGCGACCGCATCGCCCGCATGAGGCTCGACGCCGCGCCGTGGTCGTTCGACAAGCTGTGGCGCAAGAGCGGCAAGCAGGCGGCGTGGATCGCGATCGGCCTGTGGACCGGCTTCACGCTCGTCGGCTACTTCACGCCGGTGAAGGTGCTGTGGGGCGAAGCCTTCACCCTGACCTTCGGGCCCTGGGAATGGTTCTGGGTGCTCTTCTACGGCTTTGCCACCTACGGCAATGCCGGCTACCTGCGCGAGCAGGTCTGCACCTACATGTGCCCCTACGCGCGCTTCCAGAGCGCGATGTTCGACCGCGACACCCTCATCGTCAGCTACGACAAGGCCCGCGGCGACCCGCGCGGCTCGCGTGGCCGCAAGGTCGACCCGCGCAGCAAAGGCTTGGGCGACTGCATCGACTGCAACCTGTGCGTGCAGGTGTGCCCGACCGGCATCGACATCCGCAACGGGCTCCAGTACCAGTGCATCGGCTGCGCCTCGTGCATCGACGTGTGCAATGAGGTGATGGACAAGATGAACTACCCGCAGGGGCTCATCCGCTTCGCGACGCAAAACGGGCTGGCCAACCGCTGGTCGAAGCTGCAGACGCTCAAGCGCGTGCTCAGGCCGCGGGTGCTCATCTACAGCGGCGTGCTGGTGCTGATCTGCATCGGCTTCGTGGTGAGCCTTGCGCTGCGCAGCCCGTTCCGGGTCGACGTGGTGCGCGACCGTGGGGCACTGGCGCGCGTGGTCGGCGAGGGTTCGATCGAAAACGTGTACCGCCTGCAGGTGATGAACGCGACCGAGTCGCCGCAACGCTACCGCGTGACGCTCGAAGGGCTGGTGGGAGCCACCGTCAGCTCGCGCACCGAGTTCGAGGTGGGGGCGGCCGAGGCGCGCTGGTGGCCCGTGAGCGTGCAGCTGCCGCATGCGGCGGCCCGCGCTCTGGGCAGCGGCGCCCACCCGGTGCGCTTTCGCATCGAACGCGTGGCCCAGGCCGACGAGTCGGCGGCCGTGGTGGTGGAGAAGTCGACCTTCGTCGTGCCGCGATGA
- the ccoN gene encoding cytochrome-c oxidase, cbb3-type subunit I, producing MNTRSPTAATPVYSDGVVRNFALAAVLWGIVGMLVGVVIAAQLTWPELNFGVSWLSYGRLRPLHTNAVIFAFGGCALFASSYYVVQRTCQVSLFLPKLAAFTFWGWQLVIVAAAISLPLGYTQGKEYAELEWPIDILIAAVWVAYAIVFFGTIGIRKIRHIYVANWFFGGFILAVALLHIVNSAAIPAGAMKSYSAYAGVQDAMVQWWYGHNAVGFFLTAGFLGMMYYFIPKQAERPVYSYRLSIVHFWALIFTYMWAGPHHLHYTALPDWAQSLGMIFSLVLLAPSWGGMINGIMTLSGAWHKLRDDPILKFLIVSLSFYGMSTFEGPMMSIKTVNALSHYTDWTVGHVHSGALGWVGLISMGTLYYLVPRMFGQTKMYSTKAIELHFWIATVGIVLYIAAMWIAGVMQGLMWRAVNPDGTLVYTFVESVKATFPFYVVRLAGGLLYLGGMLIMGWNVVMTATRGRVVPVAVPPVPAAAHA from the coding sequence ATGAACACTAGATCTCCGACCGCCGCCACGCCGGTCTACAGTGATGGCGTGGTGCGCAATTTCGCGCTCGCCGCCGTGCTGTGGGGCATCGTCGGCATGCTGGTCGGCGTGGTCATCGCCGCACAGCTGACCTGGCCCGAACTCAACTTCGGCGTCTCGTGGCTGAGCTACGGCCGGCTGCGCCCGCTGCACACCAACGCGGTGATCTTCGCCTTCGGCGGCTGCGCGCTTTTCGCCAGTTCCTATTACGTGGTGCAGCGCACCTGCCAGGTGTCGCTCTTCCTGCCCAAGCTCGCGGCCTTCACCTTCTGGGGCTGGCAGCTCGTGATCGTGGCGGCCGCCATCTCGCTGCCACTCGGCTACACGCAGGGCAAGGAATACGCCGAACTCGAATGGCCGATCGACATCCTGATCGCCGCCGTGTGGGTGGCCTACGCCATCGTCTTCTTCGGCACCATCGGCATCCGCAAGATCCGCCACATCTACGTGGCCAACTGGTTCTTCGGTGGCTTCATCCTCGCGGTGGCCCTGCTGCACATCGTCAACAGCGCGGCGATTCCGGCCGGTGCGATGAAGAGCTACTCGGCCTACGCCGGCGTGCAGGACGCGATGGTGCAGTGGTGGTACGGCCACAACGCGGTGGGCTTCTTCCTCACCGCCGGCTTCCTCGGGATGATGTATTACTTCATCCCCAAGCAGGCCGAGCGGCCGGTGTACTCGTATCGCCTGTCGATCGTGCACTTCTGGGCGCTGATCTTCACCTACATGTGGGCGGGCCCGCACCACCTGCACTACACCGCGCTGCCCGACTGGGCGCAAAGCCTCGGCATGATCTTCTCGCTGGTGCTGCTCGCGCCGAGCTGGGGCGGCATGATCAACGGGATCATGACCTTGAGCGGTGCGTGGCACAAGCTGCGTGACGACCCCATCCTCAAGTTCCTGATCGTGTCGCTGTCGTTCTACGGCATGAGCACCTTCGAGGGCCCGATGATGTCGATCAAGACCGTCAACGCGCTCAGCCACTACACCGACTGGACGGTCGGCCACGTGCACAGCGGCGCGCTCGGCTGGGTGGGCCTGATCTCGATGGGCACGCTGTACTACCTGGTGCCGCGCATGTTCGGCCAGACCAAGATGTACAGCACCAAGGCGATCGAGTTGCACTTCTGGATCGCGACCGTGGGCATCGTGCTCTACATCGCCGCGATGTGGATCGCCGGTGTGATGCAGGGCCTGATGTGGCGCGCGGTCAACCCCGACGGCACGCTGGTCTACACCTTCGTCGAGAGCGTCAAGGCCACCTTCCCGTTCTACGTGGTGCGCCTGGCCGGTGGCCTGCTCTACCTGGGCGGCATGCTGATCATGGGCTGGAACGTGGTGATGACCGCCACGCGCGGCCGCGTCGTGCCGGTGGCCGTGCCGCCGGTGCCCGCTGCAGCCCACGCCTGA